The Spirosoma radiotolerans genome has a window encoding:
- a CDS encoding helix-turn-helix transcriptional regulator, translated as MLRVPSSIQPNQFESLNIRRPDASEMKFVAYRSDVYPERNEVFFEEHAVIVVLEGEKKFSSPTQELHVHKGQILFFQRGCYSMNESIDNSYRSLVFFVNEKLLKEFVSQHLSLFQALPAPPPADLILSFSSSPTFTTFINSLLPYFGAKTPFLNELLRLKFQELLLHLLELDTSGHLRATLLHIYQGQKTDLDYLMNTYFLKPLSMSELSKLSGRSLSAFKREFENHFHTSPGHWIRQKRLEHAHFLLRNTDKNVSEVSMEIGYESVSHFIKAYKQQYGATPKRMV; from the coding sequence ATGCTCCGCGTCCCCTCATCCATCCAGCCCAATCAGTTTGAGTCCCTGAACATTCGGCGACCCGACGCGTCGGAGATGAAGTTCGTGGCTTACCGCAGTGACGTATATCCTGAACGGAACGAGGTTTTCTTTGAAGAACATGCCGTCATTGTGGTATTGGAGGGCGAGAAAAAATTTAGCTCACCCACGCAGGAACTGCACGTACACAAAGGGCAGATTCTGTTTTTCCAGCGGGGTTGCTATTCGATGAACGAATCCATAGACAACAGCTATCGAAGTCTGGTGTTCTTCGTCAATGAGAAACTCCTCAAAGAATTTGTTAGCCAGCACCTGTCTCTGTTTCAGGCACTGCCTGCTCCCCCACCGGCAGACCTTATTCTGTCGTTTTCATCGTCGCCTACGTTCACCACCTTCATAAACTCATTACTGCCTTACTTTGGCGCTAAAACGCCCTTTTTAAATGAGTTGCTTCGCCTGAAATTTCAGGAGTTATTGTTGCATTTGCTCGAACTGGACACATCAGGCCACTTACGGGCCACACTCCTTCATATTTATCAGGGCCAGAAAACAGATCTCGATTACCTGATGAACACGTACTTCCTCAAACCTTTATCTATGAGTGAGTTATCGAAATTGTCGGGACGAAGTTTATCCGCCTTCAAGCGAGAGTTTGAAAACCATTTTCATACATCCCCCGGCCACTGGATACGCCAGAAACGCCTGGAGCACGCTCATTTTCTGTTGCGCAATACCGACAAGAACGTATCAGAAGTTAGTATGGAAATCGGTTATGAGAGTGTGTCTCATTTCATCAAAGCGTATAAGCAGCAATACGGCGCTACACCAAAGCGAATGGTATGA
- a CDS encoding HepT-like ribonuclease domain-containing protein — MPPSPIEFLQHIRDELAYILKYSQGVTYEEFLSHPFLSKAFVRSCKIIGEACKNVPDEIRYNHLEFDWKGFAGMRDKLIHHYWGIDNELMWDAIQQEVSPNKEWIDLIIEQELTKRY, encoded by the coding sequence ATGCCCCCTTCACCCATTGAGTTCTTACAGCACATACGAGACGAATTGGCTTACATTTTGAAATATTCACAAGGAGTTACCTACGAGGAGTTCCTGAGTCATCCATTTCTATCTAAAGCATTTGTCAGAAGTTGCAAGATTATTGGGGAAGCTTGCAAAAATGTGCCGGATGAAATCCGTTATAATCATCTGGAGTTTGACTGGAAAGGTTTTGCTGGAATGCGCGATAAATTAATTCATCATTATTGGGGAATTGACAATGAATTAATGTGGGATGCAATCCAGCAGGAAGTTTCGCCCAATAAAGAATGGATTGATCTAATTATTGAGCAGGAGCTAACTAAGCGATACTAA
- a CDS encoding winged helix-turn-helix transcriptional regulator, whose amino-acid sequence MLTTGGCPKTMLSIKDALEAVEGRWKLLILFSLSESPKRFKQLAREVSGITDKTLSRELKNLEANKLVLRQVHDTFPPTVEYSITPHGMSLEKVIEELHYWGLAHRKEVIRQ is encoded by the coding sequence ATGCTGACGACAGGTGGTTGCCCCAAAACGATGCTTTCTATTAAAGATGCCCTTGAAGCGGTTGAGGGAAGATGGAAGTTGCTTATCTTATTTTCGTTGTCAGAAAGTCCTAAACGATTCAAGCAGCTAGCAAGAGAAGTCAGCGGAATAACGGACAAAACGCTTTCCAGAGAACTAAAAAATCTGGAAGCGAATAAACTTGTCCTGCGACAGGTACACGATACGTTTCCACCTACCGTTGAGTATTCCATTACGCCACACGGTATGTCGCTAGAAAAAGTGATCGAGGAACTTCATTATTGGGGCCTGGCGCATCGAAAGGAAGTTATAAGACAATAA